In Methylococcus geothermalis, one genomic interval encodes:
- a CDS encoding type II toxin-antitoxin system RelE/ParE family toxin, whose protein sequence is MIKSFRHKGLQAFFESGAKTGIQADHADKLGRQLAVLNAARTSDEMNLPGWRLHPLKGNRTGLWAVKVSGNWRLTFGFEGEDAVLVDYQDYH, encoded by the coding sequence ATGATCAAGAGCTTCCGGCACAAGGGGCTTCAAGCCTTCTTCGAGTCAGGAGCCAAAACCGGCATTCAGGCGGACCATGCGGACAAGCTGGGCCGCCAACTGGCGGTATTGAACGCCGCGAGGACGTCTGACGAAATGAACCTCCCCGGCTGGCGGCTGCACCCCCTCAAGGGCAACAGAACCGGTCTGTGGGCCGTCAAGGTCTCCGGAAACTGGCGTCTGACGTTTGGCTTTGAAGGCGAAGACGCCGTTCTGGTCGACTACCAGGACTATCACTGA